The following proteins are encoded in a genomic region of Saccharomyces mikatae IFO 1815 strain IFO1815 genome assembly, chromosome: 9:
- the SMKI09G1110 gene encoding uncharacterized protein (similar to Saccharomyces cerevisiae YIL055C; ancestral locus Anc_7.245) has translation MTLEPHYNAKSAAAASVFVARSANESPTRNTKASPKKKMYPQSKGISIRIDNLPPGKTWAQVKYLIGGIIYHSNILQVKMLPPMTSVVPPFITFQSCIVILKNSVDKESLENLLFTLNTYQWDYHDLFVYMLPYTNDSLPLRYSEASDNNNEVRSITDDTDKSLSPRFVSHVSSVTPQPASVSTPPSQYFTFSPELGLRNNENVTPLTTPVPVPVGVPPLTPLPHGPFPTSMLPILGAPPGTVPNMQMPYQANLLPSTAAAAGGPLISPTHYPRRRHFYHQNQSQFQKYMHNNPRNLDAGTGPHHLSLRNNKINSSYNEISALYNLNMASNTNNIGNSTTTNTNGSDHALEMKNSGAISPTQTQINHKRLKHIFNEKSFRKQMTNRGMWQLKIINFPPYIPMESLEKLSEPDFNDLVDQDNFTVIKIKEKGHLEKFGRLRWTVLKDFIKLKCPKLLRLQERQFLQQQNEVTSLNESMDALKISDNENTNGSSSNSTYTNGGPRSSINNTREFYVGVYEDHEEVTLLKFDLPEDELEEFNKSLPNIFTRSDSGDTCNTEENNKTKYFKVNTIVYNAIVGFHDKELSDLTFESLQDQEYSLGYKINVRELPPFDEDEFDKQQQQY, from the coding sequence ATGACGTTGGAACCACACTACAATGCTAAgtctgctgctgctgccaGTGTTTTTGTTGCTCGCTCTGCAAATGAGAGCCCAACAAGAAACACAAAGGCTTCtcctaaaaaaaaaatgtatccGCAGTCGAAGGGTATTTCCATACGGATTGACAATCTCCCTCCGGGCAAGACCTGGGCCCAGGTTAAATACTTGATAGGAGGGATCATATACCATAGCAACATCCTGCAGGTAAAAATGCTTCCTCCAATGACTTCTGTGGTTCCTCCTTTCATCACTTTCCAAAGTtgtattgtcattttgaaaaactctGTCGATAAAGAGTCCCTGGAAAATTTATTGTTTACTTTGAACACTTACCAATGGGATTATCATGACCTCTTTGTCTATATGTTGCCGTATACGAATGATTCTCTTCCTCTGCGATATTCAGAAGCGagtgataataataacgaAGTTCGGAGCATTACTGATGACACTGATAAGTCATTGTCTCCTCGGTTTGTGAGTCATGTGTCATCCGTCACGCCGCAACCAGCATCTGTTTCCACTCCACCTTCTCAATATTTCACTTTCTCGCCTGAATTGGGCTTGCgaaataatgaaaacgTAACTCCACTTACCACGCCTGTGCCAGTACCGGTTGGTGTGCCGCCTCTTACTCCCCTGCCTCATGGCCCATTTCCAACTTCGATGCTACCTATATTAGGTGCTCCTCCAGGCACAGTACCTAATATGCAAATGCCGTACCAGGCCAATCTACTTCCGTCTACCGCTGCTGCTGCCGGTGGTCCACTGATCTCTCCCACACACTATCCTCGTCGTCGACATTTTTACCATCAGAACCAAAGCCAGTTCCAAAAGTATATGCACAATAACCCCAGAAACCTGGATGCTGGCACAGgtcctcatcatctttctttgaggaataataaaataaactCTTCTTATAACGAAATATCTGCCCTTTATAACTTGAACATGGCATCGAATACCAATAATATCGGCAATAGCACCACCACTAATACAAATGGCAGTGACCATGCCcttgaaatgaaaaacagTGGGGCTATTTCACCTACACAAACCCAAATAAACCACAAACGACTAAAACATATATTCAATGAGAAAAGTTTCAGAAAACAAATGACAAATAGAGGTATGTGGCAGTTGAAGATTATAAATTTCCCCCCCTATATACCTATGGAATCCTTAGAAAAATTATCTGAACCTGATTTTAATGACTTAGTGGACCAAGATAACTTTACAGttattaaaattaaagagaaaggacatttggaaaagtttGGAAGGCTAAGATGGACAGTTCTTAAAGATTTCATAAAGTTGAAATGTCCCAAGTTATTAAGACTGCAAGAAAGGCAATTTCTACAACAACAGAACGAAGTTACTTCACTAAATGAATCCATGGATGCATTGAAGATATCAGATAATGAGAACACCAATGGCAGCTCAAGTAACAGTACATATACAAATGGCGGACCTCGGTCATCGATCAACAACACGAGGGAATTTTATGTGGGGGTTTATGAGGACCACGAAGAGGTAACCCTATTGAAGTTTGATTTACCGGAGGATGAATTGGAGGAGTTTAATAAAAGTTTGCCGAATATTTTCACACGTAGTGACAGCGGAGACACCTGTAACACGGaggaaaataataagaCAAAGTATTTCAAGGTTAATACGATCGTTTATAATGCTATTGTGGGGTTCCACGATAAGGAACTGTCTGATCTGACCTTCGAGTCCTTACAAGACCAAGAATACTCACTGGGGTACAAAATTAATGTAAGGGAACTACCACCATTtgacgaagatgaatttgataaacaacaacagcaataCTAA